From Jeotgalibaca dankookensis, one genomic window encodes:
- the dhaM gene encoding dihydroxyacetone kinase phosphoryl donor subunit DhaM, protein MADTGIIIISHVYEIAEGINRLIQEVAGDVSIKVVGGLSKSEIGTSFDSILEAINENQADNLLAFYDLGSAKMNLEMAKEMSDKSITIYDVPLVEGSYIAAALLQAGVSKDDIEQQLKEIQIAK, encoded by the coding sequence ATGGCAGATACGGGCATTATTATCATTTCACATGTTTACGAAATTGCAGAAGGAATCAACAGACTCATTCAAGAAGTTGCAGGTGATGTCAGTATCAAAGTAGTAGGTGGACTGTCTAAATCTGAGATTGGGACAAGTTTTGATTCTATTTTAGAAGCAATAAATGAGAACCAAGCTGATAATTTATTAGCTTTCTATGATTTAGGGAGTGCTAAGATGAACTTAGAAATGGCAAAAGAAATGAGTGACAAATCCATTACCATCTATGACGTTCCCCTTGTTGAAGGTTCGTATATAGCTGCAGCGCTCTTACAAGCAGGCGTTTCTAAAGACGACATTGAACAACAACTAAAAGAAATACAGATTGCTAAATAG